One window of Tenacibaculum maritimum NCIMB 2154 genomic DNA carries:
- a CDS encoding FAD-dependent oxidoreductase produces the protein MDKKPLSEAAVASLKKKPLVAIFGAGVSGLKMAHECIKRNMEVHVYEERALPGGKCIGYIASGLPSELTHRQMFSSNTVLLETLKEIPTKTGNLLEKLEPITNVQFVWTHKDKSMDFSRENFSILTELIDNLKSANAMFFDGVPLKDIYWFKTRLTQKIKNSEEKEMPISKYFEYDKRPELAAFLHKVLSSWIAGSDFSRTGDILQLLLCKKIKASPLSPPTYSITFNGPISECLIMPWYHFLKEKGVKFHFNSKLESVQRGNTKVESVILNNGEKVIADAYAIATPPAPAIAVFPELKPLINVENIKSHGFQLHMKTIPEKFKKKTLGIIIDSAWGLSYKVYHTNKYHHTKFGEGVVATLSITATRMEYHNGIVYNKPLIECNHEEVRDEILAQMGISNEVFATCFNGALKIGPGALIVPIEVAKKQEYDSWFKGPIIPNSSKDDVCWVIQDQLINPSYKNKVHTKSSLLENVYLGGEWVNNDKQKWTIPSTLERSMENALHCTEEIIKDTIISK, from the coding sequence ATGGATAAAAAACCCCTATCAGAAGCAGCAGTAGCATCCTTAAAAAAGAAGCCGTTAGTAGCTATTTTTGGAGCAGGAGTCTCTGGATTAAAGATGGCTCATGAATGTATTAAACGAAATATGGAAGTGCACGTTTATGAAGAAAGAGCATTGCCTGGAGGAAAATGTATCGGATATATAGCGTCAGGATTACCTTCAGAATTAACACATCGGCAAATGTTTTCTAGTAATACAGTTTTATTAGAAACGCTAAAAGAAATTCCTACTAAAACAGGCAATTTACTAGAAAAATTAGAGCCTATTACTAATGTGCAGTTTGTGTGGACACATAAAGATAAATCAATGGATTTTTCTAGAGAAAACTTTTCGATATTAACAGAGCTTATAGATAATTTAAAATCTGCTAATGCTATGTTTTTTGATGGAGTTCCATTAAAAGATATTTATTGGTTTAAAACAAGATTAACTCAAAAAATAAAGAACTCAGAAGAAAAAGAAATGCCTATTTCTAAATATTTTGAATATGATAAACGACCAGAACTTGCAGCTTTTTTACATAAAGTACTTTCTTCTTGGATTGCAGGAAGTGATTTTAGTAGAACAGGAGACATTCTTCAGTTGCTTCTTTGTAAAAAAATAAAAGCTTCTCCTCTATCTCCTCCTACTTACAGCATTACTTTTAATGGACCTATTTCTGAATGTCTTATCATGCCTTGGTATCATTTTTTAAAAGAAAAGGGAGTAAAGTTTCATTTTAATTCTAAATTAGAAAGTGTACAAAGAGGAAATACAAAAGTAGAAAGTGTTATTTTGAATAATGGAGAAAAAGTTATTGCGGATGCCTATGCTATTGCAACACCTCCTGCCCCAGCCATTGCCGTTTTTCCTGAATTAAAACCACTTATTAATGTAGAAAATATAAAAAGTCATGGTTTTCAATTGCATATGAAAACGATCCCTGAAAAGTTTAAAAAGAAAACATTAGGAATTATTATTGATTCTGCTTGGGGATTGAGTTATAAAGTGTATCATACCAATAAATATCACCATACAAAGTTTGGAGAAGGTGTTGTAGCTACTCTTTCTATAACAGCAACTAGAATGGAGTATCATAATGGTATTGTATATAATAAACCGTTAATAGAATGTAATCATGAAGAGGTACGAGATGAAATTTTAGCGCAAATGGGGATTTCTAATGAAGTATTTGCAACTTGCTTTAATGGAGCGTTGAAAATAGGACCAGGTGCTTTAATTGTTCCTATAGAGGTAGCTAAAAAACAAGAGTATGATAGTTGGTTTAAAGGTCCTATTATACCAAATAGCTCTAAAGATGATGTTTGTTGGGTTATACAAGATCAATTAATAAACCCTTCTTATAAAAACAAAGTACATACAAAATCTTCTTTGTTAGAAAATGTTTACCTTGGAGGTGAATGGGTAAATAACGACAAGCAAAAATGGACGATCCCCTCTACTCTAGAGAGAAGTATGGAAAATGCATTGCATTGTACGGAAGAAATTATAAAAGATACGATAATTTCAAAGTAA